Genomic window (Methanoculleus thermophilus):
GATGTAGCCGTGGCCGGGAGGGAGTGGCTCGCCGGTGCTATTCTGGTAGGCCCCGTCAAGGCTCCGGATCGAGATGTTGTAAGAATAGGGGTAATCGCCGAAGATCGCCTTGCTGCGGTAGTCCCCGGCGGTGAAACCTGAGTCGAAGAATCTCTCGATCTTCGTCGAGAGGAGGACGTTCGGGGTCTCTCTTGAGACAGAAAACCCCATCCGCTCGATCTCGTCCGGGTTCCCGGCCATCTCCCAGGGCGGATAGGCCGGCCAGCCCGGATCCTCGGCGAGGATCACCCCCGTCCGGTAGGCGACCGCATCGTAGTCGATGCTGCTGCTCCCAAGCCCCGCAAGCAGCCCGGGGACCATGCTCACCACCATGATCAGCGCGAGCAAAAAGATCGTGAACCCGGCGAGGAAGTCCAGCGACATCACGCCGTCTTCATCCCTCAAGCGATCGCCTCCCCGGTATCGGCCCGGAACGAGAACCTCTCCATCCCGGTATCCGAGCGGACCGTGACGGTGTAGACCTCGCGGGCAAGCGCGATATCGACCGTATCGGCACCGCCCCGCTCCAGTGCTGGGGCGAGCACGCCGCCTCTCTCCGCGAGGAGATCCTCGGGGAGAAGGATCTCGTCGAAGAGGATCTCATCCTCCGGCAGGGGGGCCGCGAGCTTGACCTCCTGCCAGCCTGAGATCCCGAACGTGAGCCAGCGCACCTCCCCGCCGTCCCGAAGACCGAGGATCCAGGCGGAGGCCCGACCGTCGAGGTCCACCCCGGTCCCGATCACCTGGTGCAGCGTCGTGTTGGTGAGGTTCAGCCTGCCCTCGGCAAGGAGAAGATCGAGGTCCGCAAGAGCCCCGGTGAGGGTCCTGGGCCCCTGCGGTTCGGCCTCATTTACGGGCGTGATCCCTTCACCGCCGTCATCGGGCGGCGGAGACGGACCTAGACAACCGCACGCGGTGCAGAAGATACAGATCGCGGCAAACAGGGCCAGGAAGCCCCAGGGGACTCTCATCTAAAGCAGATATACTCAATGATATATAAATAACCATCCTTCTTGTTTTTCAAAAATTTGCCTCAAAAAATGGATATTAGGAACAAGAAGTCGATATTTGTCAAAAATATTTCATTCAATCCCATAATTCGCAGCCCCTTAAAGGGCCGGGAGGCTATCATAATATTTATTTTCCGTTTTGTAGCAATCTATCACTCAAGGTAAGCATATGTGTAATACCAAACCCTCCGGGAGATCAGGAGAAGCGCATGACCGGTTCGCCGAGGCAGCCGCATTCCACGGCCACATCTGCCCCGGCCTTGCAACGGGCTACCGGGCGGCGGAGGTCGCCCTTGAGCGCCTCCGGTCCGGCCGCTCAGAGGACGAAGAG
Coding sequences:
- a CDS encoding beta/alpha barrel domain-containing protein, producing the protein MRVPWGFLALFAAICIFCTACGCLGPSPPPDDGGEGITPVNEAEPQGPRTLTGALADLDLLLAEGRLNLTNTTLHQVIGTGVDLDGRASAWILGLRDGGEVRWLTFGISGWQEVKLAAPLPEDEILFDEILLPEDLLAERGGVLAPALERGGADTVDIALAREVYTVTVRSDTGMERFSFRADTGEAIA